The sequence below is a genomic window from Anaerocolumna chitinilytica.
CAGGAGTATGCCTTTCAAGGATTACATATCCTGCACACACAATTTTAAGCAAAAAAAGTCGCTAATCCATGATCTATAAGGACTAGCGAAAATTTTTATTTTTGTCATAACTCTTATTTAGTTCCGCGTATATACAGCCAAATTAGTAGGCCATTCTTCATCTTCACCTGCAATTGAAAGTAAATAAAAACAATCCTTACTAATTACCCGGAAATCAACAATCGTATAGTATTTCGAAAGGTACTGACTTTGATTAGCTGACATCAAAAGTGAAAAGGTACTGTTCTCCTTTGAGGTATCGACACTATATATGCCTTCTCTGTTACAAACATAAATTGTATCCCCAACAGTATCGTAACTGAATTTATTATAAGCAGAATCAATGTTCAGCTCTCCTTTAGGCAAGTTCTGACTCCAAAGTATCTTTTTACCGTCCAAGGAGTATTTTATCAGTTGATATTTCTTGGAATCTGAGTCTGTTGTATTACTACTTGTATTTGCAGAATCGGAAGATTTTACACTGTATAAATAGTTCCCAATAAATGATATATAACTCATTTTACTTAATTTCTGTGTACTGAGCCTCTTTTTTGTCTTCCAGTTGTATAACTGAACCGAAGTTTGTGAGCCGTAATTTTCGCTCACGAGTAAAGCTACAGTAGACCCGGTTATATGAATATCTCGGATACTAATACTACTATCTGAAATGTAATATTTTAACACATCGTCTAAAACAAAATCCTTCAAAACCGTCCCCTTTTTATTAAGTACCGTAAGCATAGGGACATCAGACTTTCCATCGTAGGTTCCCATATAAGCAACAAATAGATTGCTGTTTTTGTCCTGCTTGGTAGCCCAGATATTATCCCCACTAGAAATACGTTTGGAAAACTTACTGTTCAGTCTAATTGCCTGATAAGATAATTTCCCATCATCCGACCACATCATTTTATACAAACCAACCCAATAAGAGTCAGAAGCAGAGACTTTGTAATAGGTATCCCATTCATAGGCATAAATCATACCACTGCTATTTTTGTTCAGCTCCCAAGGACCATTTTCGCATAAGTCCCCTTTATGTTTAAATGGTATTTCTTTTTCTTTATAATTTGGGGATACAAGTGTATTGGAACTTGAGGTGTTCTCCTCAGCGCTAAAGGCAATGGCTGGGTGGCTATTTATACTTTGTAAGGTCAGAAGTATGATTAAAATACAAACAAATAATTTTTGCTTATGTTTTCTCATTCACTTATCCTCCAACATAGAATTAGGCTCTGTCACAAGTTAAAGTTTTAATTCATTTGAAGCAGAGTTAATTATGTTCTGCTTATTTTAAATATTTATTTCAATTTCCAAAAATGTGAATCAATTCATCTCTGCATATTAGTTTTAGTCTACATCATATCCTCTAAAATCTGTAATGAACATTCTTTTGCTGATGATGCAAAAGTATCGACTGTTAAATCATAACCTTCTTTTGGAAACAAATATTCATAAGATGCTTCGGCAGAACCCAAACATCTATTTCTTCGTTCTTCTTCTCTTCTCTTTAATTCTAACAATGGGCACGTTACATGTACCAAATAAATATCGTATAATTTTAGACTCTCTATTAAATGTTTATATATACGTTCACTTGTAATTACATGATCAATAATAATGCCTTGATTTAACCGCAGCAATTCTATTGACTTATCGCAGAGCTTCGAAGATATATCAAATACATCTTCCTCATATATTACCTCTTTTGTGGACATTTTTAGAAAATCATCAATAGAAATTATAGCATATTCTTCGCTATTTTTATCTTTGATAAGTGCTTGCAAGTTACTTGACAAAGTTGATTTTCCACTGCTTGAGGGACCATTAAGCAATATAATTCTTTTATTCATATCCTTATTCTCCATACTTATACTGATTTGTCATATTCTTACTCACTCTCTTCCTCAAGTTTGACCCTTAAAAGCTTATTTTTTACCTTTAATGCATATTTTAGTTCATATGAGGGTATTCCCTTTTTTATTGCCTCTGCAATATCATCCATTTCATTTTTTATTTTTTCTTCGTTGGCATACCATCCTAATGCTATTGAGCTTTCTCCCCAAAACGCTCCATTATTTACACCAATTAGCCAATATTTTGGTTCATCTGCTCTTGCCTTAAACATTACCTTTGATGCAAGAACTTTATAACAATTTACAACTGATTTCCCATCAAATGACTTTATTGTTATTTTTCCCGTAGGTACAATTATATTTGGAGATATTAATTTATCACTCATATCATTTCCCGTTTCTCCCAACATTAAATAGTCCAGTGAGATATTCAGTTCTTTCGATAGGATAAGTAATTTCTCTGTTTCTGGATAACCGCTACCCTGTTCCCATTTTGATATTGCTTGGCGACTTACTCCAATCTTTTCGGCTAGCTCCTCTTGTGAAAGTTGTTTCTCTTTTCTTATTAATTGTAGATTATCTGCAAAGCTCATATTTCAACCTCTTTTCTTTGTTATTTTATGTAAAGTATAATGTAAATGAGAATTGTTACAACCAATTTATAGTTGCAGTTCCGCAACCTACATTTGCTATTATAAAATAAAACTATCTTTAGGAACAAAACAAAAGATATATTCGAAATACCGCTTTTTCTCTCTAATTGACATAACAAAAAATTCATAAGAAAGGCTAGAGATCTTAATCCAGAAAGTGATTTTATCTTTGAAAGAAATGGTGAACGAATAATTGCAGGAGCAGTAACCTATTTGCTATTTACACATTTATTTATTCGCTCTTCTACGACAATCTTTAAGATAGTTTAATGCTAATACCTGACCTTCCATTTCTCTATCACCACAATAAATAGGGTCATGAAAGCCCTCGATTGCTATATCATCACAATAACCACCTTGATTTAATATTGATATGATTTCTTCCCAATTACTATCCCCCAATCCTGGAAACCGGTGAACACTATAGTCAGAGCCAAACCAAGAACCATATTTTTTTATATACTGCCAGTCGATATTTGCATCCTTACCATGAACATGTACTATTTTAGGAATCCATGTTTTCAATTGTTCAATAGGGTCAATAAACTGTTCTAATTGATGAGAAGGTTCCCATTCTAGACCTAAGTAAGTACTATCTACTACGTCAAACATCATTTCCCATGCTTTTGGACAAAAACCTATGTTACATGTGTTCTGATACCAAAATCCGTACATTGGACAATTCTCTATTCCAATTTTAACGCCACTTGCTTCTGCTCTTTTTGCCAAATCGCCAAATACTTCTTTAAATCTTGGCATTGATTCATCTACCGATTTGCCTTCAAGTGCGCCTGCAAAGGTACCTACAATCTTTGTTTTAAATAAATGTGCATTTTCAATACAATACTCAAGTTCTTTTCTTTGTACCTCGTATTGTAATGGGTTACAATATAAACCAATACTAGAGACTGTTAAATTAGAATCTCCAATAATATCATTTGTCCTCTTTGATAATTCGGTAAAATCAGTACCCTCAAGAGATACATTAAAGTATAATTCAATTGTTTCAAAACCAGCATTAATCACTTCAGGTAATACTGATAAAATCTCATTTCCTCTAACACATGTTCCAATCTTGATATTTCCCATAAATATACCTTCCCAGTAAGTTAACTTTAAGATATATGAATTATAGATTAATAACCACATTGACAAATTGGAATTAGTAATGGTGTTATTAATTCATTGTTTTGAAATATTACGTTTGACACATTTACATCGCTTAATACTTATACTGCGGTGTGAGACAATTCATAAATACAATCAACAGTTTATTTACCTTTATAATTCTCAATAATGTCGCATATTCTTAAATACACTTTAGAAAACTGCCTCATAATACAAGCAATTTCTTTGCATTTCGCAGCATCCTGTAAAACTTCGTAGCTTATGTTAAAATCGCCACCTACTTCTTTTAACTGGTTTTCTAAATCGTCCAACGCCCGGTATTCCTTATCAAGCAGCGGTGCTATACTAGCTAATTCCGGATTCATTTGTATAGCGCGGTCGGTTGTATGTCCTTTGGAAAAAATGTTTGTGGCTATGATGCAGATGTAGACACAATAATACCGCCAACTTGCAATACTGTTTAAAGCTTCATAGTCTTTCTTTGACATGTGGTAAAAATTACTTTCCAGCATATTCGCCCACTGTTCAAAAGCGTCATTGCCGAAAAACACATTGTTGCTTTGGTTAGGCAGTGTCCTTATCAATCGGGGTGCGTCCATCAACGCTTTTTTATATGATTCCGCAATCGCCGGAAACGTTTCTTTCTTACCCTCGATAAATACAAATACATAAGGCAAGCCGTCGTCCAACGTAAAGGACATAAGGTTTGTGGCTTCTTCCGGCAAGCGATAAAAACACTCACCCTCATTTTCGTAACCGATAATTACAGATACTTCTTCTGTCGGCCACGGTTCGCCGCCTGAAGACGGTGTATGGTAGAAGCCTTTGCCGAGGACAGGGATACCTTTATCGATATACTCAATAATTTTGGTTTTGCATTTTTCCTTGTCTTTTTTCCACTCTTCGGCATCAATATAGGAAAAATTATAGCCGATTGCATCAAAGACCCGTTTTATTAACTCGTAATCAAACTTTGCGTGTGAGAAACAAACTTGCCATTTTTTCTTATCTGTGCCGTACACCTGCACGTAGCAATCGCCCGAAACAGCGGAGAAGAACCAATAATCATACTGTTCGTTCTCACCCAAGCACTCCATTAAAAATTTCATGCAGCCATTAAAAACATAATTCTGCCCTTGATCAGGGTACTGTAATTGATGAATAGGTATGTTGTCAATCAGTTTACGTGACATGTCAAATCCTCCTTGAATAGTTACATTGATAGTCAGTGGTTGAAAGAGTTTTAATCTACCTCCTTGCTTTCGCACACTTGAAGGGGATATGCCGTGAAACCTTATGAAAGCCTTTGAAAAACTCTCTTGTGTATCGTATTGATAGCGCATAGCAACATCAATAATTTTGCTTTTTCCATGCAGTAATTCTTGCCCAGCCAAGCTTAAACGTCTGTTGCGAATATAATCACCAATCGTCAAACCCGTCACCAAATGAAAAATACGTTGAAAATTTGAATTTGAAGAAAACGCTTTCTTTGCTACATCATCTATACTTATTTCATTGGTTAGGTTATTTTCAATATAATGTATTGCTTTCGATAGGCTTGTTATCCAGTCCACAGTTAACTACCTCCTTACTTCAATGTTACAATAATCACGAAGAGATAGTCATGTCTTTAAATGCTTAATGTTGTCTGGTAGTTAAAATAAACAGCATTACCTAATATAAGTAATATTCAGTTCGCATCTATTAATAAAAACAAATCTCTCGATTCCATACAAATTCTTATTAATGCACACCTTAT
It includes:
- a CDS encoding phosphotransferase-like protein, with protein sequence MNKRIILLNGPSSSGKSTLSSNLQALIKDKNSEEYAIISIDDFLKMSTKEVIYEEDVFDISSKLCDKSIELLRLNQGIIIDHVITSERIYKHLIESLKLYDIYLVHVTCPLLELKRREEERRNRCLGSAEASYEYLFPKEGYDLTVDTFASSAKECSLQILEDMM
- a CDS encoding helix-turn-helix domain-containing protein: MSFADNLQLIRKEKQLSQEELAEKIGVSRQAISKWEQGSGYPETEKLLILSKELNISLDYLMLGETGNDMSDKLISPNIIVPTGKITIKSFDGKSVVNCYKVLASKVMFKARADEPKYWLIGVNNGAFWGESSIALGWYANEEKIKNEMDDIAEAIKKGIPSYELKYALKVKNKLLRVKLEEESE
- a CDS encoding sugar phosphate isomerase/epimerase family protein, encoding MGNIKIGTCVRGNEILSVLPEVINAGFETIELYFNVSLEGTDFTELSKRTNDIIGDSNLTVSSIGLYCNPLQYEVQRKELEYCIENAHLFKTKIVGTFAGALEGKSVDESMPRFKEVFGDLAKRAEASGVKIGIENCPMYGFWYQNTCNIGFCPKAWEMMFDVVDSTYLGLEWEPSHQLEQFIDPIEQLKTWIPKIVHVHGKDANIDWQYIKKYGSWFGSDYSVHRFPGLGDSNWEEIISILNQGGYCDDIAIEGFHDPIYCGDREMEGQVLALNYLKDCRRRANK
- a CDS encoding helix-turn-helix domain-containing protein — its product is MDWITSLSKAIHYIENNLTNEISIDDVAKKAFSSNSNFQRIFHLVTGLTIGDYIRNRRLSLAGQELLHGKSKIIDVAMRYQYDTQESFSKAFIRFHGISPSSVRKQGGRLKLFQPLTINVTIQGGFDMSRKLIDNIPIHQLQYPDQGQNYVFNGCMKFLMECLGENEQYDYWFFSAVSGDCYVQVYGTDKKKWQVCFSHAKFDYELIKRVFDAIGYNFSYIDAEEWKKDKEKCKTKIIEYIDKGIPVLGKGFYHTPSSGGEPWPTEEVSVIIGYENEGECFYRLPEEATNLMSFTLDDGLPYVFVFIEGKKETFPAIAESYKKALMDAPRLIRTLPNQSNNVFFGNDAFEQWANMLESNFYHMSKKDYEALNSIASWRYYCVYICIIATNIFSKGHTTDRAIQMNPELASIAPLLDKEYRALDDLENQLKEVGGDFNISYEVLQDAAKCKEIACIMRQFSKVYLRICDIIENYKGK